In one window of Drosophila ananassae strain 14024-0371.13 chromosome XR, ASM1763931v2, whole genome shotgun sequence DNA:
- the LOC6501872 gene encoding uncharacterized protein LOC6501872: protein MLEKLSAWYKDNVSEELNCLACRLYSGFGLLGIGAYLLVQSKKRPKPLESYTMMSLAATMGVLGVARLADGKCPEDIDRGTVASAMLPVMEPAMEPAKEPAMEPAKEPAMEPAKEPLPESGKPLK from the coding sequence ATGCTCGAGAAGCTCTCCGCCTGGTACAAGGACAACGTGTCCGAGGAGCTCAACTGCCTGGCCTGCCGCCTCTACAGTGGGTTCGGCCTCCTCGGCATCGGCGCCTACCTGCTGGTCCAGTCCAAGAAGCGCCCCAAGCCGCTCGAGAGCTACACCATGATGAGTCTGGCCGCCACCATGGGCGTCCTAGGCGTTGCCCGTCTGGCTGATGGCAAGTGCCCGGAGGACATAGACCGCGGGACCGTGGCTTCCGCAATGTTGCCTGTAATGGAGCCCGCCATGGAGCCTGCCAAGGAGCCCGCCATGGAGCCCGCCAAGGAGCCCGCTATGGAGCCCGCCAAGGAGCCCCTCCCCGAGTCCGGGAAGCCCCTCAAGTAG